The following proteins are co-located in the Stigmatella aurantiaca genome:
- a CDS encoding sensor histidine kinase, with protein MVRRLLPMLIALGCGLLALGWGLVSLQRIFTQEREDAYTQLRSRRDTLEEYATAALRQALGRRLDEHLPTLHAATEDPLLPAEGLYLLFRSYQFLPRLPRPQPGLETPARQLYEDFRQRLAAPGLPGPAPERLEALRAIGAALSQGSPAQAERLLEALLRHRAEHPLPPVQEIPFTLLMAEQLQRGPATPALVRGLLRGGLADDFGGMAGGAGLQRDLLRECYRFTQADFDFLRERILRLGAQLGEPTGAFRARIQELGMGALVLPNGLEEPTLIGERWYMRPQGEAVWGLAVSLDEELKTLAHEMRARQFFGAEDSLRLGKADAVQPVSTLRVEAVMPQWLSAEADIARRHELKTMLVAICGALAVAIGVIAVLAQHRKYRFLELRSDFVATVSHELRTPLASIRLLAETLERRVGGTAEGKDYPSRIIQTTDTLHFLVENILSFNRIDKGRWTPSFSPVRLEELAATLRADLAGATQVPVDFSSDVGDVELQADPTLLRLLLSNLGRNACAYNRRTPVRIALRAHHSPTYGHTLLFSDNGIGIPESEWENVFHDFYRLKSQGPEVHGSGLGLALCRRIMKLHGGTLHVATSGPEGTTFALTFPELRR; from the coding sequence ATGGTCCGGCGGCTCCTCCCCATGCTCATCGCCCTCGGCTGCGGCCTCCTGGCCCTCGGCTGGGGACTGGTGAGCCTCCAGCGCATCTTCACGCAGGAGCGGGAGGACGCCTACACCCAGCTGCGCTCCCGCCGCGACACGCTGGAGGAGTACGCCACGGCCGCGCTCCGGCAGGCCCTGGGCCGGCGGCTGGACGAGCACCTCCCCACGCTCCATGCGGCCACGGAGGATCCGCTCCTGCCCGCGGAGGGGCTGTACCTGCTCTTCCGCTCGTACCAGTTCCTGCCCCGCCTTCCCCGGCCCCAGCCGGGCCTCGAGACGCCCGCGCGGCAGCTCTACGAGGACTTCCGCCAGCGCCTCGCGGCCCCGGGGCTCCCTGGCCCCGCGCCGGAGCGGCTGGAGGCGCTTCGCGCGATCGGCGCCGCGCTCTCCCAGGGCTCCCCGGCCCAGGCCGAGCGGCTCCTGGAGGCCCTGCTGCGCCACCGCGCCGAGCATCCGCTGCCGCCCGTACAGGAGATTCCCTTCACCCTGCTGATGGCCGAGCAGCTCCAGCGGGGCCCGGCCACCCCGGCCCTGGTGCGGGGGCTCCTGCGCGGAGGGCTCGCGGATGACTTCGGAGGCATGGCCGGAGGCGCGGGGCTTCAGCGGGATCTGCTGCGCGAGTGCTACCGCTTCACCCAGGCGGACTTCGACTTTCTGCGCGAGCGCATCCTCCGGCTGGGGGCCCAGCTCGGAGAGCCCACCGGGGCCTTCCGGGCACGCATCCAGGAGCTGGGCATGGGCGCCTTGGTGCTCCCGAACGGGCTCGAGGAGCCCACGCTCATCGGGGAGCGCTGGTACATGCGGCCCCAGGGCGAGGCCGTGTGGGGGCTCGCCGTCTCCCTGGACGAGGAGCTGAAGACCCTTGCCCACGAGATGCGCGCCCGGCAGTTCTTCGGCGCGGAGGACAGTCTGCGGCTGGGGAAGGCGGATGCGGTGCAACCGGTGTCCACCTTGAGGGTGGAGGCGGTGATGCCCCAGTGGCTCTCGGCGGAGGCGGACATCGCCCGGCGCCACGAGCTCAAGACGATGCTGGTGGCCATCTGCGGCGCGCTGGCGGTGGCCATCGGCGTCATTGCCGTCCTGGCCCAGCACCGCAAGTACCGCTTCCTGGAGCTGCGCAGCGACTTCGTGGCCACCGTGTCCCACGAGCTGCGCACGCCCCTGGCATCCATCCGGCTGCTGGCCGAGACACTGGAGCGCCGCGTGGGTGGCACCGCCGAGGGAAAGGACTACCCCTCCCGCATCATCCAGACGACGGACACCCTGCACTTCCTCGTGGAGAACATCCTGTCGTTCAACCGGATCGACAAGGGCCGCTGGACGCCGAGCTTCTCCCCGGTGCGGCTGGAAGAGCTGGCCGCCACGCTCCGGGCGGACCTGGCGGGGGCCACCCAGGTGCCGGTGGACTTCTCCTCGGACGTGGGGGACGTGGAGCTTCAGGCGGACCCCACCCTGCTGCGCCTGCTCCTGTCCAACCTGGGCCGCAACGCCTGCGCCTACAACCGCCGCACCCCCGTGCGCATCGCCCTGCGCGCCCACCACTCGCCCACGTATGGGCATACGCTGCTCTTCAGCGACAATGGCATCGGCATTCCCGAGAGCGAGTGGGAGAACGTGTTCCACGACTTCTACCGGCTGAAATCCCAGGGGCCGGAAGTGCACGGCAGCGGGCTGGGGCTCGCGCTGTGCCGCCGCATCATGAAACTGCACGGAGGCACCCTCCACGTGGCCACCTCCGGCCCCGAGGGCACCACCTTCGCCCTCACCTTTCCCGAGCTGCGCCGATGA
- a CDS encoding prolyl oligopeptidase family serine peptidase has product MSSKLTLASFALLLPFATLAAKVGSAPKPPVAEKKPVVDTYHGTQVEDPYQWLESNEPAVQEWTHGQNAHTRAVLDKLPGRKEIRQRVSTLLGWESPGHFFLTKAGGTLFALKSQPPRQQPLLVVLGSGENLAHERVLLDPMELDPSGQTAIDFYKPSRDGQKVAISLSKNGTESGDVHVYDVATGKPVPGEVVPRVNGGTAGGSLAWSADGKGYFYTRYPRGTERAEEDLNFFQQVYFHRLGTPTEKDTYALGKDFPRIAMTQLETSEDGRYTTALVANGDGGEFALYLFGPSGQWTQLSKYEDKVVGTHFGEDGALYLLSRKDAPRGKLLRLALATPSLDKATVLVPEGPAALQDLLPTPGRIYLIEQLGGPSQLRMVDLKGQPLGTVPTLPVSAVGALVRQDGDDILFSNTSNVEPQAWYRFSAKERKVTKTALAQTSPRDIGDTEVIREEAISKDGTRIPLTILKPRGVKLTGNTPTLLTGYGGFNVSITPGFNRSNIAWLEQGGIIAIANLRGGSEFGEEWHANGSLTKKQNVFDDFYACAKLLVDKKYTQPKKLGIQGGSNGGLLMGAELTQHPEMFGAVVARVGIYDMLRVELTPNGQFNTTEYGSVKNPEQFQALSAYSPYHHVVDGTKYPPVLFTSGANDPRVDPFHSRKMVARLQAATGGKGRILLRAAGGGHGMGSPLSEKIDEMADIYAFFFSELGVKYRPVKPAMAPAK; this is encoded by the coding sequence TTGTCCTCCAAGCTCACCCTCGCCTCGTTCGCGTTGTTGCTGCCCTTCGCCACGCTGGCCGCCAAGGTCGGCAGCGCGCCCAAACCCCCCGTGGCGGAGAAGAAGCCCGTGGTGGACACCTACCATGGCACCCAGGTGGAGGACCCGTACCAGTGGCTCGAGTCCAACGAGCCCGCGGTGCAGGAATGGACGCACGGGCAGAACGCTCATACCCGGGCGGTGCTGGACAAGCTGCCGGGGCGCAAGGAGATCCGCCAGCGCGTCAGCACGCTGCTCGGCTGGGAGTCCCCCGGCCACTTCTTCCTGACGAAGGCGGGGGGCACGCTGTTCGCGCTCAAGAGCCAGCCGCCCCGGCAGCAGCCGCTGCTGGTGGTGCTGGGCAGCGGGGAGAACCTCGCCCACGAGCGCGTCCTGCTGGATCCGATGGAGCTGGACCCCTCCGGCCAGACGGCCATCGACTTCTACAAGCCCTCGCGGGACGGCCAGAAGGTGGCCATCTCCCTGTCGAAGAACGGCACGGAGAGCGGGGATGTCCACGTCTACGACGTGGCCACGGGCAAGCCAGTTCCAGGCGAGGTGGTGCCCCGGGTGAACGGCGGCACGGCGGGGGGCAGCCTCGCGTGGAGCGCGGATGGCAAGGGCTACTTCTACACGCGCTACCCGCGGGGCACGGAGCGCGCCGAGGAGGACCTGAACTTCTTCCAGCAGGTGTACTTCCACCGGCTGGGCACCCCCACCGAGAAGGACACCTACGCGCTGGGCAAGGACTTCCCCCGCATCGCCATGACGCAGTTGGAGACCTCCGAGGACGGCCGGTACACCACCGCCCTGGTGGCCAATGGCGACGGGGGCGAGTTCGCCCTGTACCTCTTCGGCCCCTCGGGCCAGTGGACCCAGCTCTCGAAGTACGAGGACAAGGTGGTGGGCACCCACTTTGGCGAGGACGGGGCGCTGTACCTGCTGTCTCGCAAGGATGCGCCGCGCGGCAAGCTGTTGCGGCTGGCCCTGGCCACGCCCTCGCTGGACAAGGCCACGGTGCTCGTCCCCGAGGGCCCGGCGGCCCTGCAGGATCTCCTGCCCACCCCGGGGAGGATCTACCTCATCGAGCAGCTCGGCGGCCCCTCCCAGCTGCGCATGGTGGACCTGAAGGGACAGCCGCTGGGGACCGTCCCCACGCTGCCGGTGTCCGCCGTGGGCGCCCTGGTGCGCCAGGACGGCGATGACATCCTCTTCTCCAACACCAGCAACGTGGAGCCCCAGGCCTGGTACCGCTTCTCGGCGAAGGAGAGAAAGGTCACCAAGACGGCGCTGGCCCAGACGTCTCCCCGGGACATTGGAGACACGGAGGTCATCCGGGAGGAGGCCATCTCCAAGGATGGCACCCGGATTCCGCTGACCATCCTCAAGCCCCGGGGGGTGAAGCTCACCGGCAACACGCCCACCCTGCTGACGGGCTACGGCGGCTTCAACGTCTCCATCACGCCGGGCTTCAACCGGAGCAACATCGCGTGGCTGGAGCAGGGAGGCATCATCGCCATCGCCAACCTGCGCGGCGGCTCGGAGTTTGGCGAGGAATGGCACGCCAACGGCTCGCTCACGAAGAAGCAGAATGTCTTCGATGATTTCTATGCCTGCGCGAAGCTCCTGGTGGACAAGAAGTACACCCAGCCGAAGAAGCTGGGCATCCAGGGTGGCAGCAACGGAGGGCTGCTGATGGGGGCGGAGCTCACCCAGCACCCGGAGATGTTTGGCGCCGTCGTGGCGCGCGTGGGCATCTACGACATGCTGCGCGTGGAACTCACGCCCAATGGACAGTTCAACACCACCGAGTATGGCTCGGTGAAAAACCCGGAGCAGTTCCAGGCGCTCTCCGCGTATTCGCCCTACCACCACGTCGTGGACGGCACGAAATACCCGCCGGTGCTGTTCACCTCGGGCGCCAATGATCCCCGGGTGGATCCATTCCACTCACGGAAGATGGTGGCGCGCCTGCAAGCAGCCACGGGCGGCAAGGGCCGGATCCTCCTGCGCGCGGCCGGGGGCGGCCACGGAATGGGCTCACCCCTGTCCGAGAAGATCGACGAGATGGCAGACATCTACGCCTTCTTCTTCAGCGAGCTGGGCGTGAAATACCGGCCGGTGAAACCCGCCATGGCACCCGCGAAATGA
- a CDS encoding PhnD/SsuA/transferrin family substrate-binding protein, with the protein MRDKTVSNPPIRFLIYPAQGEVREHVRAEFFGRVLSQRVGRPVMVELARTYESIEQELAADRVDMVWATAEQCNVFEPKARAILRAVRAGRCHYHAALICRASEPLSLQGLQGRRAAWVAPMSTGGHLLAIRHLEAQGLTPSELFAEQRFLGSYRNAVLAVLEGTADLTSLYTPHPDEYAVRALLAERVGGAERELTAFAFTEPTLSDGLILTSRMPEEACTAIIAALTSLTHEGGGLDSMLGLFDIEGFTLSSSARSQRRLHAPPARTEFLAAELDGEGRCHRLWSSTGMAFGQDVRGQEGRTLEEALPPEASAILGSLVRAARHNGVAGRVECRLEVGGETRLYAAEATPRGAPAGQPSACTALLVRDITEQQLLELELYRLASFPLLHPEPMLELSPAGALVYANPAANHAFPDLQVLGTGHPLVETTLEWVRRGKPGENLPLVHLGGRYWELMASVLPETRTLRLFVKDVTARKQIEARLLHADRMAALGSLASRVGHEMNNPLAFMMANLSFAREEISRLREALRTGQTPSRIEDLDEVVDALGESLEGGERLKTIIQDLRILAREPPTHRARVDLHPVLEDALKLLRNELRHRARLEKDFQPVPTVEADEARLGQVFLNLMINAVQAMSEQDAQRNVLRVSTRTGPGGEAIVEVQDTGAGMTPEVLSRLFEPFFTTRSNSAGMGLSVCHAIVTSLGGTLRAESELGTGTLFTVTLPTT; encoded by the coding sequence TTGCGCGATAAGACCGTGTCGAACCCGCCCATCCGCTTCCTCATCTATCCGGCGCAGGGAGAGGTCAGGGAGCACGTCAGGGCCGAGTTCTTCGGCCGGGTGCTGTCCCAGCGGGTCGGCCGTCCGGTCATGGTGGAGCTGGCGCGGACCTACGAGAGCATCGAGCAGGAGCTGGCCGCGGACCGGGTGGACATGGTCTGGGCCACCGCCGAGCAGTGCAACGTGTTCGAGCCCAAGGCGCGCGCCATCCTGCGGGCCGTCCGTGCGGGGCGCTGCCACTACCACGCGGCCCTCATCTGCCGCGCCAGCGAGCCCCTGTCCCTCCAGGGGCTCCAGGGCAGGCGCGCCGCCTGGGTGGCCCCCATGTCCACGGGAGGCCACCTGCTGGCCATCCGCCACCTGGAGGCCCAGGGGCTGACGCCCTCGGAGCTCTTCGCCGAGCAGCGCTTCTTGGGCAGCTACCGCAACGCGGTGCTCGCGGTGCTCGAGGGCACCGCGGACCTCACCTCCCTGTACACGCCCCACCCGGACGAGTACGCGGTCCGGGCGCTCCTGGCCGAGCGCGTGGGCGGGGCCGAGCGCGAGCTGACCGCCTTCGCCTTCACCGAGCCCACGCTCTCCGATGGCCTCATCCTCACCTCGCGCATGCCCGAGGAGGCCTGCACCGCCATCATCGCGGCCCTCACCTCGCTGACGCACGAGGGGGGCGGGCTGGACTCGATGCTCGGCCTGTTCGACATCGAAGGCTTCACCCTCTCCTCCTCGGCCCGGAGCCAGCGCCGGCTGCACGCGCCGCCCGCGCGCACGGAGTTCCTGGCGGCGGAGCTGGACGGGGAGGGCCGGTGCCACCGGCTCTGGTCCTCCACGGGCATGGCCTTCGGACAGGATGTGCGGGGCCAGGAAGGCCGCACCCTGGAAGAGGCGCTGCCGCCGGAGGCCAGCGCCATCCTCGGCTCGCTCGTGCGGGCGGCCCGCCACAATGGCGTGGCGGGCCGGGTGGAGTGCCGCCTGGAGGTCGGCGGGGAGACGCGGCTGTACGCCGCCGAGGCCACCCCGCGCGGCGCGCCCGCCGGGCAACCCTCTGCCTGCACGGCGCTGCTCGTGCGGGACATCACCGAGCAGCAGCTCTTGGAGCTGGAGCTGTACCGGCTGGCGTCCTTCCCGCTGCTCCACCCCGAGCCGATGCTGGAGCTGAGCCCGGCGGGCGCCCTGGTGTACGCCAACCCCGCGGCGAACCATGCCTTCCCGGACCTGCAGGTGCTCGGCACGGGCCACCCGCTGGTGGAGACCACGCTCGAATGGGTCCGGCGGGGCAAGCCCGGGGAGAACCTCCCGCTCGTCCACCTCGGCGGCCGGTACTGGGAGCTGATGGCCTCCGTGCTGCCGGAGACGCGCACCCTGCGGCTCTTCGTGAAGGATGTGACGGCGCGCAAGCAGATCGAAGCCCGGCTGCTGCACGCCGACCGCATGGCGGCGCTGGGCTCGCTGGCCTCCCGGGTGGGCCACGAGATGAACAACCCGCTGGCCTTCATGATGGCCAACCTCTCCTTCGCCCGGGAGGAGATCAGCCGGCTGCGCGAGGCCCTGCGTACCGGCCAGACGCCCTCGCGGATAGAGGATCTCGACGAGGTGGTGGACGCGCTCGGCGAGTCCCTGGAGGGGGGCGAGCGGCTGAAGACGATCATCCAGGACCTGCGCATCCTGGCGCGCGAGCCCCCCACGCACCGGGCACGGGTGGACCTGCACCCGGTGCTGGAGGATGCGCTGAAGCTGTTGCGCAACGAGCTGCGCCACCGGGCCCGCCTGGAGAAGGACTTCCAGCCGGTGCCCACGGTGGAGGCGGACGAGGCGCGGCTGGGCCAGGTGTTCCTCAACCTGATGATCAACGCCGTGCAGGCCATGTCCGAGCAGGACGCCCAGCGCAACGTGCTGCGGGTGAGCACGCGCACCGGGCCCGGGGGCGAGGCCATCGTGGAGGTGCAGGACACCGGGGCGGGGATGACGCCCGAGGTGCTCTCGCGCCTGTTCGAGCCCTTCTTCACCACGCGCTCCAACAGCGCCGGGATGGGCCTCTCGGTATGCCACGCCATCGTGACCAGCCTGGGGGGCACCCTGCGGGCCGAGAGCGAGCTGGGCACGGGCACGCTCTTCACCGTCACCTTGCCCACCACGTGA
- a CDS encoding energy transducer TonB: MFQSVIEHRGMWTGRFSAGTAVSVLLHAGLLAAAVFLTTRQEPQGPRPEPVLEFVRHVPPQPPRGSPTPPSTPEAAPKPQPRPKPRQTTVVQPTTIPPTPKEDTPPAPPVDAPPSDLPYVEGGHPDGVDKGGVVGALPLPFMDPAGGQASGEDVLPFGASMTPPQLLSGTPLEYTREALEARVRGLLIARCTITKEGAVTGCRVIKGVPFMNDAALSALQSRHYRPVHYQGKPVSVSYTFHVKLDLPH; encoded by the coding sequence ATGTTCCAGTCCGTCATCGAGCACAGGGGAATGTGGACAGGCCGTTTCAGCGCGGGCACCGCGGTGTCCGTGCTCCTGCACGCGGGGCTTCTGGCCGCCGCCGTGTTCCTCACCACCCGGCAGGAGCCGCAGGGGCCCCGCCCCGAGCCCGTCCTCGAGTTCGTGCGGCACGTGCCTCCCCAGCCGCCCCGGGGAAGCCCCACGCCGCCGTCCACCCCCGAGGCAGCCCCCAAGCCCCAGCCCAGGCCCAAGCCCCGGCAGACCACGGTGGTGCAGCCCACCACCATCCCCCCTACGCCGAAGGAAGACACGCCCCCCGCGCCCCCGGTGGACGCGCCGCCCTCGGACCTGCCCTATGTGGAGGGAGGCCACCCGGATGGCGTGGACAAGGGCGGCGTCGTGGGCGCCCTGCCCCTTCCCTTCATGGACCCGGCGGGCGGACAGGCCTCGGGCGAGGATGTCCTGCCCTTCGGCGCCAGCATGACGCCGCCCCAGCTGCTGTCCGGCACCCCGCTCGAATACACACGCGAGGCCCTGGAGGCCCGCGTCCGGGGCCTGCTCATCGCCCGCTGCACCATCACCAAGGAAGGCGCCGTCACCGGCTGCCGCGTCATCAAAGGCGTGCCCTTCATGAATGACGCGGCCCTCTCCGCGCTCCAGTCCCGGCACTACCGCCCCGTCCACTACCAGGGGAAGCCGGTGAGCGTGTCCTACACCTTCCACGTCAAGCTGGACCTGCCCCACTGA
- the dacB gene encoding D-alanyl-D-alanine carboxypeptidase/D-alanyl-D-alanine endopeptidase yields the protein MRRAPLVPLLLAALALSGCPRASRPARPTLPEAAQGLLSAIEQEGALAGALVVDAQTGLPLFSHREHVRLLPASTMKVVSTSSALAALGPDFRFVTPVFLEGTHQGTLFEGQLVVESSGDPSLGSWRFPETGAACEQIAEALWGRGIRQWRGALRIQAPDTDVEGPLGPGWAWDDAAYAMSAPPTPFVFRENVVDLALVRPDGTACAEPPVVQVSPPFATFPTTLRLDTSATKPGLACLRARGAPGVQCVWRSASDQCPRAASLRLSIDDPQALFTACVEDALARKGLTRLPVRGAAASPAAPTRQSLLELISPPLSELVKATNKESLNLYADRLGLRFARERTGNESFSALRAALGEELARRGISSRELRPVDGSGLSRYNLASPRGLVQVLFTGLRESYGPALADSLPIAGVDGTLANRRLSAQSLGRIRAKTGTLSSQKAFVGIAERPGDLEHPRVVFALMLGNMDEQPALSANEVFDRFAEALIHLPLQ from the coding sequence ATGCGCCGTGCTCCGCTCGTCCCGCTCCTGCTCGCGGCCCTGGCGCTCTCCGGGTGCCCGCGCGCCAGCCGTCCCGCCAGGCCCACCCTGCCCGAGGCCGCGCAGGGGCTCCTGTCCGCCATCGAGCAGGAGGGGGCGCTGGCGGGGGCCCTCGTGGTGGATGCCCAGACAGGCCTGCCGCTCTTCTCGCACCGCGAGCACGTGCGCCTGCTGCCCGCCTCGACGATGAAGGTGGTGTCCACCTCCTCGGCCCTGGCCGCGCTCGGTCCGGACTTCCGCTTCGTCACCCCGGTGTTCCTGGAGGGCACGCACCAGGGCACCCTCTTCGAGGGCCAACTGGTGGTGGAGTCCTCGGGGGACCCGTCGCTGGGCTCCTGGCGCTTCCCGGAGACGGGCGCCGCCTGCGAGCAGATCGCCGAGGCGCTCTGGGGCCGGGGCATCCGTCAGTGGCGGGGGGCGCTGCGCATCCAGGCCCCCGACACGGACGTGGAAGGGCCGCTGGGGCCGGGCTGGGCCTGGGACGATGCCGCGTACGCCATGAGCGCGCCCCCCACGCCCTTCGTCTTCCGGGAGAACGTGGTGGACCTGGCCCTGGTGCGCCCGGACGGAACGGCCTGCGCCGAGCCGCCCGTCGTCCAGGTCTCTCCCCCATTCGCCACCTTCCCCACCACCCTACGGCTCGACACGAGCGCCACCAAGCCCGGCCTGGCCTGCCTCCGGGCCCGAGGCGCCCCGGGCGTCCAGTGCGTGTGGCGCTCGGCCTCGGACCAGTGCCCCCGGGCCGCCTCGCTGCGCCTGTCCATCGACGATCCCCAGGCCCTCTTCACCGCCTGCGTGGAGGACGCGCTCGCGCGCAAGGGCCTCACCCGCCTCCCCGTGCGGGGGGCCGCCGCCAGCCCCGCCGCGCCGACCCGCCAGAGCCTGCTGGAGCTGATCAGCCCGCCGCTCAGCGAGCTGGTGAAGGCGACCAACAAGGAATCCCTCAACCTCTACGCGGACCGGCTGGGCCTGCGCTTCGCGCGCGAGCGCACGGGCAACGAGAGCTTCTCCGCCCTGCGCGCGGCCCTGGGCGAGGAGCTGGCCCGGCGCGGCATCTCCTCCCGGGAGCTGCGGCCCGTGGATGGCAGCGGCCTGTCGCGCTACAACCTCGCCTCGCCCCGGGGGCTCGTGCAGGTGCTCTTCACGGGCCTGCGGGAGTCCTACGGCCCCGCGCTCGCGGACAGCCTGCCCATCGCCGGGGTGGATGGGACGCTGGCCAACCGCCGCCTGTCGGCGCAGAGCCTGGGGCGCATCCGGGCCAAGACAGGCACGCTCTCCAGCCAGAAGGCCTTCGTGGGCATCGCCGAGCGCCCCGGAGACCTGGAACACCCCCGCGTGGTCTTCGCCCTGATGCTGGGCAACATGGACGAGCAGCCCGCGCTCTCGGCCAACGAAGTGTTCGACCGGTTCGCGGAGGCGCTGATCCACCTGCCGCTTCAGTAG
- a CDS encoding response regulator transcription factor — MTLLPPEPSPRPSILIVEDDANLRLGLQDNLQDEGYDVATAASTAEADALLRGREFALLILDVMLPGEDGYAFCRRLRAAGLRSMVLMLTARTLEDDILRGFEAGAQDYLTKPYRLRELLARVKALVRRGGSPPPERMGFAGFSLDLGRRQLSRPGGEPVELTRTEFDLLVFLLRHQDRALPRQEILDAVWGQDVVVDPRTVDNFVSSLKKKLGWTSTSGFTIHTIRGVGYRMELEAMTKP; from the coding sequence ATGACCCTTCTTCCTCCCGAGCCCAGCCCCCGGCCCTCCATCCTCATCGTCGAGGACGACGCGAACCTGCGGCTCGGCCTCCAGGACAACCTCCAGGACGAGGGCTACGACGTCGCCACGGCCGCCAGCACGGCCGAGGCGGACGCCCTCTTGCGCGGGCGCGAGTTCGCGCTGCTCATCCTCGACGTCATGCTGCCGGGCGAGGACGGCTATGCCTTCTGCCGCAGGCTGCGCGCCGCGGGGCTGCGCAGCATGGTGCTGATGCTCACCGCGCGCACGCTGGAGGACGACATCCTCCGGGGCTTCGAGGCGGGCGCCCAGGACTACCTCACCAAGCCCTACCGGCTCCGGGAGCTGCTCGCGCGGGTGAAGGCGCTCGTGCGGCGCGGGGGCAGCCCGCCGCCGGAGCGGATGGGCTTCGCGGGCTTCTCGCTGGACCTGGGCCGGCGCCAGCTCTCCCGGCCCGGGGGAGAGCCCGTGGAGCTGACGCGCACGGAGTTCGACCTGCTCGTCTTCCTGCTGCGCCACCAGGACCGCGCCCTGCCCCGGCAGGAAATCCTGGATGCCGTCTGGGGCCAGGATGTGGTGGTGGACCCCCGGACGGTGGACAACTTCGTCTCCAGCCTCAAGAAGAAGCTCGGCTGGACGAGCACCTCCGGGTTCACCATCCACACCATCCGCGGGGTGGGCTACCGGATGGAGCTGGAGGCCATGACGAAACCATGA
- a CDS encoding Ig-like domain-containing protein, with protein MSYLIHRWLAAPATALRAGLVLGLVASTFAACSDSAPSANGPPVAQNATRETAEDTPVEVHLSASGNGALAFSIDDAPDHGTLSEISADGFVIYTPGADYTGEDAVTFRATDSKGQSAQATVTLTVTPVNDVPTISPVANQRITAGSSTGDLAFTVGDVETAADSLTVTATSSNTSLVPNDPSHLVLGGSGANRTVNVVPSASASGSTTITLSVSDGSATTSTTFAVDVTGLASLYWMTASGSLWRVGVNGTNAIELTTGISGSGSVATDPVTRTLFYNRDSAIVRADSEGANPVDIVENGGYPSGLAVDSTNRKLYWSDFTGKRIMRAELDGSNPTQVVGGIDSPSALAFDVPSGKVYAITYNNTKLVRFNLDGANLETLASNLGGLGVGLAVDPSGGKVYYSTRGNSLYVANLDGSNATPLVTNQTTVHGIAIDVTAGRLYWADWLAQAVRSANLADGSDSQNVNSGSSRNLGLAWMPAP; from the coding sequence ATGTCATATTTGATTCACAGGTGGCTCGCAGCGCCAGCCACCGCATTGCGCGCCGGACTGGTGCTTGGCCTGGTTGCCAGCACCTTCGCCGCTTGTAGCGACAGCGCACCGTCGGCCAACGGACCGCCGGTGGCCCAGAATGCCACCCGCGAGACGGCGGAAGACACGCCCGTCGAGGTACACCTGTCGGCCAGTGGCAACGGGGCACTCGCTTTCAGTATCGACGACGCGCCGGACCACGGCACGCTGAGTGAGATCAGCGCCGATGGCTTCGTCATCTACACCCCTGGCGCCGACTACACTGGCGAAGATGCCGTCACCTTCCGCGCCACCGACAGCAAGGGCCAAAGCGCCCAGGCCACGGTGACCCTCACCGTCACGCCAGTGAACGACGTCCCCACCATCTCCCCAGTGGCCAACCAGCGCATCACTGCTGGCAGCTCGACCGGCGACCTGGCCTTCACCGTGGGAGACGTGGAAACCGCCGCCGACAGCCTCACGGTCACCGCCACTTCCTCCAATACCAGCCTGGTGCCTAACGACCCCAGCCATCTCGTCCTCGGCGGATCTGGCGCCAACCGCACCGTCAACGTCGTCCCCTCCGCCAGCGCCAGCGGCTCCACCACCATCACCCTCTCGGTGAGTGACGGCTCCGCCACCACCTCCACCACCTTCGCGGTCGACGTCACCGGTCTTGCGAGCCTCTACTGGATGACTGCCTCCGGCTCGCTATGGAGGGTTGGCGTGAACGGCACGAATGCGATTGAGCTCACGACCGGCATCAGCGGGTCAGGTTCCGTCGCCACCGACCCGGTCACCCGTACCCTCTTCTACAACCGCGACAGCGCCATCGTTCGAGCGGACAGTGAGGGGGCGAACCCGGTCGATATCGTGGAGAACGGAGGCTACCCCTCTGGGCTGGCAGTCGATTCGACGAACCGCAAGCTGTACTGGTCCGATTTCACCGGGAAACGGATCATGCGCGCCGAGCTGGACGGCAGCAATCCAACGCAGGTCGTCGGCGGCATTGATAGCCCATCTGCCCTCGCGTTCGATGTCCCGAGCGGCAAGGTGTATGCCATTACCTACAACAACACCAAGCTCGTACGATTCAATCTCGATGGTGCCAACCTGGAGACCCTCGCTTCAAACCTGGGCGGGCTGGGCGTAGGCCTGGCGGTCGACCCGAGCGGCGGGAAGGTGTACTACTCGACCCGCGGCAACAGTCTCTATGTCGCCAACCTGGACGGCTCCAACGCCACCCCCCTGGTGACCAACCAGACCACGGTGCACGGGATTGCCATCGATGTCACGGCCGGGCGGCTGTATTGGGCGGATTGGCTGGCGCAAGCGGTCCGGAGCGCCAATCTGGCCGACGGCAGCGATAGCCAAAACGTGAACTCGGGCAGCAGCAGGAACTTGGGTCTGGCCTGGATGCCTGCCCCGTAG
- a CDS encoding DUF1214 domain-containing protein: MTVYVERSMDETDSRRSNWLPAPQQGAFNLTMRLYSPKQEAINADWHPPAISRVT; this comes from the coding sequence GTGACGGTGTACGTCGAGCGCTCCATGGACGAGACCGATTCGAGGCGGTCGAACTGGCTGCCGGCACCACAGCAGGGCGCGTTCAACCTCACCATGCGGCTGTACTCGCCGAAGCAGGAAGCGATCAATGCAGATTGGCACCCGCCCGCCATCTCGCGAGTGACGTGA